The genomic DNA CCGCACTCGCGCCCGATGTGGTCGTGCATCTGGGCACGACGAGCAAGATCCTGTCCCCCGCGCTGGGCGTCGGCTGGCTGGTCGCGAGGCCGGAGGTCACGGACGCGATAGTGGCCCACCGCGAATACACCGGTACCACACCGGCACCGGCCGGGCAGATGGTGCTCGCCGATCTCGCCGGGCACGGCGACCTGGCCCGGCACCTCCGCCGCTTGCGCCGCATGGTGGCGCCCCGGCGCGAACTGATGGTCACCGCGCTGCGTGAGCGCGGGCTCGAGGTGCTCGGCGACGACGCGGGCTCCCACGTCGTGGTCCCGCTCCCCGGGGCGGCGGCCGAGCGCGCGGCGGTGCGCCTGGGCCGCGTCGTCGGCCTCGACCTCGACTCGCTGGGCCGCCACCACCTCCCCACCACCGCGCCCGGGCAGCACCATGCGCACGTCCGACTGCACGAGCCCGATCGGCACCGGCAGGCCGATCTGGGCTGGCAAGCTGACCTGGGCCGGGCGGCTGATCCGCACCGCGAGCGCCGCAACGGCGGACTCGATTCGCTGCGCGACACATGTCCCCGCGGTGAAGCGCACATCGAACCGCTCCGACTTCTCGAAGACGCTCCGCGCAGCTACGGCATCCCGCTCGGCTATACCGCGCCGGGCCTGCCACAGCTACGAATCGCGGCGAGGCTGGCAGCGGACTGCCTCGCCCGCGCCCGCGACGAACATCCAGGCGACCCCGCGCGCCGAGCTGACGGGCCCGCGTGAGGGCCGGAGAAACACGCTCGAACCGGCGGACGCCGTCCCGCGAGATGCAGACCTGCCGGTCCGTCCGGCAGCTGAAGCGGCCCCGAGGGGAACCGGATGCGGGCGTCGAACGTGGCACCGGCCGCGCCGATACGCCCCCGGCACCACGCGTCCGGATGCGACCGTGCCCTCGCCTCCTGGCCACGAGCACGGCCGCCTGGATCCGCGCGACGCGGGCGCGTTGTCCGTAGCATGGGAGCATGAGCGATCAGGATCTCCTGGCACGCATCAAGAAGCTCGTCGACGACGAACACCGGCTGCGTGCGAAAGCGGTTGCCGGTGAGGTGGATCCGGTCGACGAGCGCAAACGCCTGGCCGAGATCGAGGTGATGCTCGATCAGTGCTGGGATCTGCTGCGTCAACGTCGCGCCCGGCAGGATTCGGGCGGGTCGCCGGAAGAGGCGCAGATCAATTCCCCGCGCCAGGTCGAGGGATATCTGCAGTAGCCGAACGGCACCGCGTGCCGCAGGCGGACGAGTCTCCGAGCAGCCGCTGTGACCTCGCTCGGGAGCGCCACCGGTGGTTACCATCGACTGATGGTGGCAACGATCGACATCACGACCGACGACGGTGTAGTCCGGGGTCGACGGGGCAAGCGGGTGCTGCGCTGGCGCGGCCTGCCTTATGCCGCGCCCCCGGTCGGTGAGCTGCGGTTCCGCGCGCCGCAGCCGGTGCAGCCCTGGTCGGGTGTGCGTGACGCGACCGAGTTCGCCGCGGCCTCCTTCCAGCATCGGAGCGGCGCCAGGATCGGCGCGCGGGTCTACCAGCCGACCAGCGAGGACTCGCTGACACTGAATGTCACCGTCCCCGCCACGCCGTCGATCACCCCGCGCCCGGTGATGGTGTTCATCCACGGTGGCGGTTACGTGATGGGCACGTCGGCGCTGAACCTGTACTCGGGGGCTCGGTTGGCGCAGCGCGGCACGGTCGTGGTCACGCTCAACTACCGGCTCGGCGCGTTCGGCTACGTCGATTTCAGCCAGTTCGCCACCCCCTCCCGGCCGTTCGACCACAACCTCGGCTTGCGCGACCAGGTCGCCGCACTGGAGTGGGTCCAGCGCAATATCGCCGCGTTCGGCGGCGACCCGGGCAATGTCACCATTTTCGGCGAATCCGCGGGCGCGCACGCCGTGCTGTCGCTGATGGCGGTCCCGGCCGCGCACGGGCTGTTCCATCGGGCGATCGCCCAGAGCCCGCCGGCCGACTGGGGTCTGTCGGCCGAGGACGCCGCCGAGTTCGCCCGTCTGCTGGTCGGCAAACTCGGCATCGCCCCGGCCGATGCGGCGAAGGCCTTGCAGGAGCTGCCCGCCAACGAGATCCGCAAGGCGGCCGACCGCACGATTGCCGCCGCCGGGCGCCTGCGCCCCGGTTTCTTCCCGATCTGCCCGGTCGCCGACGGCGAGTATCTGCCGCAGGCACCGGTCGACGCGATCCGCGACGGCAACGCGGCCGCCGTGCCGTTGATCATCGGCACCTGCCGCGACGAAGGCGAACTGTTCGCCCGGTTCGCCGACTACCTGCCCACGAATCCCGAACGGCTGCAGATCCTGCTCGACGCCGCCGGTCCGGAGGTCGAGAAGCGCGTGCGCGCGGCCTACCCGCGGTACCCGGAGAGGCGGACGGCGGTGCGGATGGGCGGCGACTACGTCTTCTGGCGTCCGTCCGTGGCGGTGATGGAGGGCCACAGCAGGCACGCCCCCACCTATGCCTACCGCTTCGACTACGCCCCGCGCGCGCTGAAGCTGGCGGGCATCGGAGCCACCCACGCCACCGACCTGTTCCCGGTCTTCGGCGTCGGCGACGGCCCGATCGGGCGGGCGCTGACGGCGGCGGGTGGCGCGCGCAGCATGCAGGTCGTGACCAGGCAGTTCCAGGACAACTGGCTGGCGTTCGCACGCACCGGCGCGCCGCTGCCGTCGTGGCCGGCCTACACCGAGACCGACCGGCTCACCCTCGTCATCGACGACCCGGTCCGCGTACTGCCGGACCCGGACCGGCAGCGACGGCTGGCGTGGGCAGGCGTGCGGGCGCCGAGCCTGACCTGAGGATGTCCGATCGGCGCGGTGCGGCCCCGAACAGCGCCCCCGGCGGCTGAGGCTGCCCGCTCGCGGGAGCGCCACAGGCCGGTGTCTGCCCAGCTGCCCGGAGTCGCGCTTCCGTGTCGGCGCCGGTCGGCGGACGTGTGCCCCTCACTTGAGCAGCCGCGACATCCTGCGGTCGGCGAGTACCTTGCCGCCGGTCTGGCAGGTAGCGCAGTACTGGAAGGACCGTTCGGCGTAGGAGACCTCCCGGACGATGTCCCCGCAGACCGGGCACGGTTGCCCCGTCCTGGCGTGCACCCGCAGCCCGGAGCGCTTCTCGCCCTTGAGCCGGGCGGCGTCCTGACCCACCGACCGGGCGACCGCGTCGGCGAGCACGGTGCGCATCGCCGCGTACAACTCGGCGACCTTCTGCGGGGGCAGCGTCTTGGTGTTCGCGAAGGGCGAGAGCATGGCGGTGTGCAAAATCTCGTCGGAGTAGGCATTGCCGATACCCGCGAGCAGCGTCTGATCCACCAGCACGGTCTTCACCCGGCCCGAGGCCCCGCGCAGGATCTCCTCGAACTGCGGCTCGCTCACTGCCAGCGCGTCCGGCCCGAGCCGCGCGATGCCGGGCACCCGCGCCGGATCGTCGACGACGTAGACCGCGAGCCGCTTCTTCGTCCCGGCCTCGGTGAGATCGATCGCCGGGGTCGCACCCGCGGGGGTGAAGAAATGCACGCGCAGCGCCAGCGGGCTCTTACCGCCCGGCCTGGGCGGATTCGGGTTGGGTTCGTCGACCCAGCGCAGCCAGCCCGCCCGCGACAGATGGGTGATCAGCCAGCGCCCGGAACAATCCAGGCCGAGGAACTTGCCCCAGCGCGCCGCGCCCGTGACATCGCGGCCGGACAGGGAGGTCACCGGCGGGTCGAAGGTCTTGACCGCGCTCAGCGCGGCGACATCGACCCGGCCGACCACCGCGCCGACCGCGTGTTCCCGCAGGAACTGGGCCAGCGCTTCCACTTCCGGCAGTTCGGGCACGGAGTACCTCCGCTGGTTCGGCTGGTTCGGGCTCAGGCCCGAGGCTACCCGGCGACCCCGACACTTTCCGGCGCGCGACGCAGCAGGTAGATGTCCATGATCCAGCCTTTCTCGGCGCGCAACCGGGAGCGCACGTCGACGATGCGGTCGCGCACGTCGCGCAACCGCCCGGCGATCAGAGTCTCGTCGGGCATGCCCAGATAGGCGCCCCACCAGATGTGCGTGTCGCCGGGGACCTCGGTGAAGGCACAGTCGCCGTCGAGCATGACCAGCGTCGAGCCCGGCCCCAGTCCCTCGTCGCGCACTTTGCGCCCGGTGGTGATGTGC from Nocardia higoensis includes the following:
- a CDS encoding DUF2630 family protein — protein: MSDQDLLARIKKLVDDEHRLRAKAVAGEVDPVDERKRLAEIEVMLDQCWDLLRQRRARQDSGGSPEEAQINSPRQVEGYLQ
- a CDS encoding Fpg/Nei family DNA glycosylase; this translates as MPELPEVEALAQFLREHAVGAVVGRVDVAALSAVKTFDPPVTSLSGRDVTGAARWGKFLGLDCSGRWLITHLSRAGWLRWVDEPNPNPPRPGGKSPLALRVHFFTPAGATPAIDLTEAGTKKRLAVYVVDDPARVPGIARLGPDALAVSEPQFEEILRGASGRVKTVLVDQTLLAGIGNAYSDEILHTAMLSPFANTKTLPPQKVAELYAAMRTVLADAVARSVGQDAARLKGEKRSGLRVHARTGQPCPVCGDIVREVSYAERSFQYCATCQTGGKVLADRRMSRLLK
- a CDS encoding carboxylesterase/lipase family protein, which gives rise to MVATIDITTDDGVVRGRRGKRVLRWRGLPYAAPPVGELRFRAPQPVQPWSGVRDATEFAAASFQHRSGARIGARVYQPTSEDSLTLNVTVPATPSITPRPVMVFIHGGGYVMGTSALNLYSGARLAQRGTVVVTLNYRLGAFGYVDFSQFATPSRPFDHNLGLRDQVAALEWVQRNIAAFGGDPGNVTIFGESAGAHAVLSLMAVPAAHGLFHRAIAQSPPADWGLSAEDAAEFARLLVGKLGIAPADAAKALQELPANEIRKAADRTIAAAGRLRPGFFPICPVADGEYLPQAPVDAIRDGNAAAVPLIIGTCRDEGELFARFADYLPTNPERLQILLDAAGPEVEKRVRAAYPRYPERRTAVRMGGDYVFWRPSVAVMEGHSRHAPTYAYRFDYAPRALKLAGIGATHATDLFPVFGVGDGPIGRALTAAGGARSMQVVTRQFQDNWLAFARTGAPLPSWPAYTETDRLTLVIDDPVRVLPDPDRQRRLAWAGVRAPSLT